A DNA window from Aestuariispira ectoiniformans contains the following coding sequences:
- a CDS encoding acyl-CoA thioesterase, which yields MREVLTFKGTVYPWHCDHMGHMNVMWYTGRFDEATWAFLGLFGLKRDFFEHNNIGMAALEQTVNYLRELHAGDQIEVYSHLVEVRPKVMRFAHRMVHVDSGETCAKIINTAACLDTGLRKAREFPAEVHQKLEVALSEGAEV from the coding sequence ATGCGAGAGGTCCTGACCTTCAAAGGAACCGTCTATCCGTGGCATTGCGACCACATGGGGCACATGAATGTGATGTGGTATACGGGCCGCTTTGATGAGGCGACCTGGGCTTTCCTCGGGCTTTTCGGCCTGAAACGCGATTTCTTTGAACATAACAATATTGGCATGGCGGCCCTGGAGCAGACGGTGAACTATCTGCGTGAGCTGCACGCCGGCGATCAGATCGAGGTCTATTCCCATCTGGTGGAAGTTCGGCCAAAGGTCATGCGTTTCGCACATCGCATGGTTCATGTGGATTCGGGTGAAACCTGCGCGAAAATCATTAATACGGCGGCTTGCCTGGATACCGGCTTGCGCAAGGCGCGGGAGTTCCCTGCCGAGGTCCATCAAAAGCTTGAAGTGGCTTTGTCGGAAGGTGCAGAGGTATGA
- a CDS encoding PaaI family thioesterase, whose product MSDFQVRNPNYIERVRESFARQSFMTTIGAELLDVLPGGVDIRLPYHDGLCQQHGYFHGGVIGTLADNAGGYAAFSLMAPEDTLLTVEYKMNIVAPGDGDALITRGRVLRPGRTLTVCRAEVFAVKEGREKLCATALCTLMTLEGQEDTPDRHQPKTG is encoded by the coding sequence ATGAGTGACTTCCAGGTCCGCAATCCGAATTACATCGAGCGAGTCCGGGAAAGCTTCGCCCGTCAGAGTTTCATGACGACGATCGGGGCGGAACTGTTGGACGTCTTGCCGGGCGGCGTTGATATTCGCCTGCCTTATCACGATGGGCTTTGCCAGCAGCACGGTTATTTCCACGGTGGCGTCATCGGAACCCTGGCCGATAATGCAGGGGGCTATGCGGCTTTTTCCCTGATGGCGCCGGAAGATACGCTTCTTACAGTCGAATATAAGATGAATATTGTCGCTCCGGGAGACGGAGATGCCCTGATTACCCGAGGCCGCGTATTGCGCCCGGGCCGTACACTGACAGTATGCCGGGCTGAGGTTTTTGCCGTGAAAGAAGGGCGGGAAAAGCTCTGCGCCACGGCGCTTTGTACCCTGATGACGCTGGAGGGGCAGGAAGATACGCCGGACCGCCACCAGCCGAAGACCGGATAA
- a CDS encoding isovaleryl-CoA dehydrogenase, whose product MIPNEYPTLNFDLGETADMIRDTVRSFAADEIAPRAADIDRDNDFPADLWKKMGDLGLLGITAEEELGGSGLGYLEHIIAMEEISRASASVGLSYGAHSNLCVNQIRRNGSEEQKAKYLPKLISGDHVGALAMSEPNAGSDVVSMKLRAEKKGDRYVLNGSKMWITNGPDADTLVVYAKTDPEAGKRGITAFIIEKGFKGFSVAQKLDKLGMRGSNTGELVFEDCEVPEENILGGIGRGVNVLMSGLDYERAVLSGGPTGIMQACMDVVIPYIHERKQFGKSIGEFQLMQGKIADMYTTMNAAKCYVYAVGKSCDRGETTRKDAAGAILYSAEKATWMALEAIQVLGGNGYINEYATGRLLRDAKLYEIGAGTSEIRRMLIGREIFEETK is encoded by the coding sequence ATGATCCCCAATGAATATCCGACCCTGAATTTCGACCTGGGTGAAACCGCCGATATGATCCGCGATACGGTGCGTAGTTTTGCGGCTGATGAAATTGCGCCGCGTGCTGCCGATATCGACCGGGACAATGACTTCCCGGCGGACCTCTGGAAGAAAATGGGTGACCTGGGGCTGCTGGGGATTACGGCAGAAGAAGAACTGGGCGGTTCCGGTCTTGGCTATCTGGAACATATCATTGCGATGGAGGAAATTTCCCGCGCATCTGCCAGCGTCGGGCTGAGCTATGGCGCGCATTCCAACCTCTGCGTGAACCAGATTCGCCGCAATGGCTCTGAAGAGCAGAAGGCGAAATATTTGCCAAAGCTTATTTCCGGGGATCATGTGGGCGCGCTTGCGATGAGTGAACCCAACGCCGGTTCCGATGTGGTTTCCATGAAACTGCGTGCCGAGAAAAAGGGCGACCGCTATGTCCTGAATGGGTCCAAGATGTGGATCACCAACGGCCCGGATGCGGATACTCTGGTGGTTTATGCCAAGACTGACCCGGAAGCGGGAAAGCGGGGCATTACCGCCTTCATTATTGAAAAAGGTTTCAAGGGCTTTTCCGTCGCCCAGAAGCTGGACAAGCTGGGCATGCGCGGGTCCAACACCGGTGAACTGGTCTTTGAAGACTGTGAGGTGCCTGAGGAAAATATTCTGGGCGGAATTGGCCGGGGCGTGAATGTGCTGATGTCCGGTCTGGATTATGAACGTGCGGTTCTCTCCGGCGGTCCGACCGGTATCATGCAGGCCTGCATGGATGTGGTAATCCCCTACATTCACGAGCGGAAACAGTTCGGAAAGAGTATCGGCGAATTCCAGCTTATGCAGGGTAAGATTGCCGATATGTATACCACCATGAATGCAGCAAAATGCTATGTCTATGCCGTTGGCAAGTCCTGTGACCGCGGTGAGACTACCCGTAAGGATGCCGCCGGCGCCATTCTCTATTCCGCAGAAAAGGCGACCTGGATGGCCTTGGAGGCAATCCAGGTGCTGGGCGGTAACGGCTACATCAATGAATATGCGACAGGCCGCCTGTTGCGTGATGCGAAGTTGTATGAGATCGGCGCGGGCACGTCGGAAATCCGCCGCATGCTGATCGGCCGTGAAATCTTTGAAGAAACAAAATAA
- a CDS encoding SDR family oxidoreductase, translating into MPTILITGANRGIGHALTKAYLAEGWQVLAACRQPETIDLDGVEAFALDLADISSVEKLKHEIGDRPIDVLWNNAGVYLDKNKALGNFPWSDWERSFEINTIAPIRLAHALRDNVAASKRKVMAFTTSRLGSIELSTGGAYAYRSSKAALNMAVKGLSIELAPLAVSCVLLHPGWVRTDMGGEGGDIDVETSATSMKAVVDGASPVTQDAYNGHFFNYDGTEIPW; encoded by the coding sequence ATGCCAACAATTCTGATAACCGGGGCCAATCGTGGCATCGGGCATGCTTTGACCAAAGCCTATCTGGCGGAAGGGTGGCAGGTGCTGGCCGCTTGCCGTCAACCGGAAACCATCGATCTCGACGGGGTGGAAGCCTTCGCGCTGGACTTGGCCGATATTTCCTCTGTGGAGAAACTGAAGCATGAGATCGGTGATCGTCCGATCGATGTGCTTTGGAACAACGCCGGTGTCTATCTGGATAAAAATAAGGCATTAGGCAATTTCCCCTGGTCCGATTGGGAGCGCAGTTTCGAAATAAACACGATCGCTCCGATCCGGTTGGCGCATGCCCTCCGTGATAATGTGGCTGCATCGAAACGCAAGGTCATGGCGTTTACAACGTCACGACTGGGGTCAATCGAACTGTCCACCGGTGGCGCTTACGCCTATCGCAGTTCCAAGGCCGCGTTGAATATGGCGGTCAAAGGTCTGTCCATCGAACTGGCACCACTCGCCGTTTCCTGTGTGCTGCTGCATCCGGGCTGGGTAAGGACGGATATGGGCGGCGAAGGCGGGGACATCGACGTGGAGACCAGTGCGACATCAATGAAGGCGGTCGTCGACGGTGCCTCTCCTGTGACGCAGGATGCCTATAATGGCCATTTCTTCAATTATGACGGCACAGAAATTCCCTGGTAA
- a CDS encoding acyl-CoA dehydrogenase family protein, giving the protein MILTDEQCMIRDMGRQFAQEQLAPNAAGWDERSEFPREALKAMGELGMMGMLVPADYDGAGVDYVSYALCLQEIASGDGSCSTIMSVHNSVGCMPILRFGTEEQKEKYLKPMARGEMLGAFCLTEPHAGSDASAIKTKARLSGNHWVLNGTKQFITSGQNADVAIVFAVTDPEKGKKGLSAFIVPTDSKGYRVASVENKLGQKASDTCQIQFEGVELTPDMMLGQEGEGYKIALSGLEGGRIGIAAQAVGMARAALEHAVAYAKERQSMGKAIINHQAVGFRLADMATQVEAANQLVLHAASLRDAGVPCIKEASMAKLFATEMAEKVVSDAIQVHGGYGYTKDFPVERIYRDVRVCKIYEGTSDIQRLVIARNLAQ; this is encoded by the coding sequence ATGATCCTCACTGACGAACAATGCATGATCCGCGATATGGGCCGACAATTTGCGCAGGAACAGTTGGCGCCCAACGCCGCCGGATGGGATGAACGGTCGGAATTCCCAAGGGAAGCTCTGAAAGCCATGGGGGAACTGGGCATGATGGGTATGCTGGTTCCTGCCGACTATGACGGTGCTGGCGTGGACTATGTGTCCTACGCGTTGTGCCTGCAGGAAATTGCCTCCGGCGATGGCTCCTGTTCGACCATTATGAGCGTCCATAATTCGGTTGGCTGCATGCCGATCCTGAGGTTTGGCACCGAAGAGCAGAAGGAAAAATACCTTAAGCCCATGGCGCGTGGCGAAATGCTTGGGGCCTTCTGCCTGACGGAACCGCATGCGGGTTCCGATGCCTCGGCCATTAAAACCAAAGCCCGCCTGTCTGGGAACCATTGGGTTCTGAATGGCACAAAGCAGTTCATTACCAGTGGCCAAAATGCCGATGTGGCCATTGTTTTTGCCGTCACCGATCCGGAAAAGGGCAAGAAGGGGCTCAGCGCTTTTATCGTGCCTACCGATAGCAAGGGCTATCGTGTTGCCAGCGTTGAGAACAAGCTGGGCCAGAAGGCTTCCGATACCTGTCAGATTCAGTTCGAGGGTGTGGAACTGACCCCGGATATGATGCTGGGCCAGGAAGGCGAGGGGTATAAAATCGCCCTATCTGGCCTGGAAGGCGGCCGCATAGGGATTGCGGCTCAGGCGGTCGGCATGGCGCGCGCGGCGCTGGAGCATGCTGTTGCTTATGCGAAGGAGCGCCAAAGCATGGGCAAGGCGATTATCAATCATCAGGCCGTGGGTTTCCGCTTGGCCGACATGGCAACACAGGTAGAGGCGGCAAACCAATTGGTCCTGCATGCCGCCAGCCTGCGTGACGCGGGCGTGCCCTGTATCAAGGAAGCCTCCATGGCCAAACTGTTTGCCACGGAAATGGCGGAAAAGGTCGTTTCCGATGCAATACAGGTGCATGGCGGATATGGCTATACCAAGGACTTCCCGGTGGAGCGTATCTATCGCGATGTCCGCGTCTGCAAGATCTATGAAGGAACCAGCGATATCCAGCGTCTGGTCATCGCACGCAATCTTGCTCAGTAA
- a CDS encoding 2-hydroxychromene-2-carboxylate isomerase, whose amino-acid sequence MAKTIEFFYEFSSPYGYLAANLIDAIAEKHGCEVNWRPFLLGAVFKSEGTQPLLDYPMKGDYSKRDMERSARLYGLPMNWPPRFPMLTVNAARVVYWAGDLNVAWRRRLSRALYHAAYGDGRDIGKVEEVLAVCEAEGLDPQEVQQALGDQRVKDRLRDETQAAIDLKVFGSPFMIVDGEPFWGVDRLDQLDRWLETGGW is encoded by the coding sequence ATGGCTAAAACGATTGAATTCTTCTACGAATTTTCTTCTCCTTACGGCTATCTTGCAGCCAATCTGATTGATGCCATTGCGGAAAAGCACGGCTGCGAAGTCAATTGGAGGCCCTTTCTTCTGGGGGCGGTGTTCAAGAGCGAAGGCACGCAGCCATTGCTCGACTATCCGATGAAGGGGGACTATTCCAAACGGGATATGGAACGGTCCGCGCGGTTGTATGGTTTGCCGATGAATTGGCCGCCGCGTTTCCCCATGCTGACCGTCAATGCAGCGCGTGTGGTTTATTGGGCCGGCGATCTGAATGTCGCCTGGCGTCGCAGGTTGTCCCGGGCTCTGTATCATGCCGCTTATGGCGACGGCCGGGACATCGGAAAGGTCGAAGAGGTTCTGGCTGTCTGCGAGGCAGAAGGCCTTGATCCACAGGAAGTCCAGCAGGCACTGGGGGACCAGCGGGTAAAAGATCGGTTGCGTGATGAAACGCAGGCGGCTATTGACCTTAAGGTTTTCGGTTCGCCATTTATGATTGTCGATGGGGAACCATTCTGGGGTGTCGACCGCCTGGACCAACTGGACCGGTGGTTGGAAACGGGTGGATGGTGA
- the asnB gene encoding asparagine synthase (glutamine-hydrolyzing) yields the protein MGGITGFIDSRRSQSGEDLERQVRLMAGRLLHRGPDDGGSFVDEKQGLALGFRRLAIQDLTADGAQPMASHNGRYVITFNGEIYNFQELTARLEREGRAPNWRGHSDTEVMLACISAYGVEQALDLFDGMFALALYDRKENTLTLARDRLGEKPLYYGWMGPCFLFASELKALAANDAWAPELDRDAAAAFIRYSYVPAPRSIIRGIGKLLPGHMITLGLDGLSPGSLPSPKAFWDATAIVQNQSPFDGGPEQATDELEKILERSIARRMVADVPLGAFLSGGIDSSLVVALMQKQSARPINTYTIGFNDKRFDEAPHAKAVAQHLGTDHTELYVDTNASLGLVEQLPEFYDEPFADVSALPTLLLSRMTRDNVTTALAGDGGDELFCGYPRYHGTARKRRKKRGVPLPPQILDNLPFGFLNAIPGHKKPSRLGDKLAKKVADSCASSLEALYENGMTRWRVVDRPCPVSRVGYFGDPSAWPALDDPLARLMFADARTYLPDQLLVKVDRASMAVSLEVRAPMLAREVVEFAWALPSQIKHRDGLSKWPLRQVLYKHVPREIIDRPKQGFEPPLADWLCGPMRDWAQTLLSSDSIQQGGLLDPEPVRAVWEEHLKGQRNWHFELWNVLMLQSWRRHWNV from the coding sequence ATGGGCGGCATAACAGGTTTTATTGACAGCCGCCGTTCCCAGTCGGGGGAGGACCTGGAACGGCAGGTCCGCTTGATGGCGGGGCGGTTGCTGCACCGTGGACCGGATGACGGCGGGTCCTTCGTTGATGAGAAGCAGGGGCTGGCGCTTGGCTTTCGCCGGTTGGCGATTCAGGACCTGACGGCAGACGGCGCGCAGCCGATGGCAAGCCATAATGGGCGCTATGTCATCACCTTCAATGGTGAAATCTATAATTTCCAGGAGTTGACAGCGCGGTTGGAACGGGAAGGCCGTGCGCCGAACTGGCGCGGCCATTCCGATACCGAGGTCATGCTGGCCTGTATCTCTGCTTATGGGGTGGAACAGGCGCTTGACCTTTTCGACGGTATGTTCGCATTGGCTCTCTATGACCGGAAAGAGAATACGCTGACCCTGGCGAGGGACCGCCTGGGGGAAAAGCCGCTTTATTATGGCTGGATGGGGCCGTGTTTCCTGTTTGCGTCGGAATTGAAAGCACTGGCTGCCAATGACGCCTGGGCGCCGGAACTGGATCGCGATGCTGCCGCCGCCTTCATCCGCTATTCCTATGTACCTGCACCGCGCAGCATTATCCGGGGGATTGGAAAACTGCTACCCGGTCATATGATCACCTTGGGTCTGGATGGCTTGTCTCCGGGAAGCCTGCCGTCACCGAAGGCCTTCTGGGATGCGACTGCCATCGTGCAAAACCAGTCACCGTTTGACGGCGGGCCCGAGCAGGCGACTGACGAATTGGAAAAGATTCTGGAGCGGTCGATCGCCCGGCGTATGGTGGCCGATGTGCCGCTTGGGGCCTTCCTTTCGGGGGGAATTGATTCGTCTCTGGTCGTTGCGCTGATGCAGAAACAGTCAGCCCGGCCAATCAATACCTATACGATCGGTTTTAACGACAAGCGCTTTGACGAAGCGCCCCATGCCAAGGCCGTGGCGCAGCATCTGGGAACGGACCATACCGAGCTTTATGTCGATACAAACGCGTCATTGGGGCTGGTGGAACAGCTGCCGGAATTCTATGACGAGCCCTTCGCCGACGTCAGTGCCTTGCCAACCCTGTTGCTCTCCAGGATGACGCGGGACAATGTGACGACGGCGCTGGCAGGTGATGGCGGTGACGAGTTGTTTTGCGGTTATCCTCGCTACCACGGGACGGCCAGAAAACGGCGAAAGAAAAGGGGCGTGCCGCTGCCGCCGCAGATTCTGGACAATCTGCCTTTCGGATTCCTCAACGCCATTCCCGGCCATAAGAAACCGAGCCGCCTGGGTGACAAGCTCGCCAAGAAGGTCGCGGATAGTTGTGCTTCCTCGCTTGAGGCGCTCTATGAGAATGGCATGACCCGCTGGCGGGTGGTGGACCGGCCCTGTCCGGTCTCGCGGGTGGGGTATTTTGGCGATCCCAGCGCCTGGCCCGCACTGGATGATCCTTTGGCACGTTTGATGTTTGCCGATGCGAGGACCTATTTGCCGGACCAGTTGTTGGTGAAGGTGGATCGCGCCTCGATGGCGGTATCACTGGAGGTGCGCGCGCCAATGCTCGCCCGGGAGGTGGTTGAATTTGCCTGGGCGCTTCCCAGTCAGATCAAGCACCGTGACGGGCTGTCCAAATGGCCGTTGCGGCAGGTTCTCTACAAACATGTGCCCAGGGAGATCATCGATCGTCCGAAGCAGGGGTTCGAGCCGCCGCTTGCAGACTGGTTGTGCGGCCCCATGCGGGACTGGGCGCAAACCTTGTTGTCTTCCGACAGTATCCAGCAGGGAGGATTGTTAGACCCCGAGCCGGTTCGCGCGGTCTGGGAAGAGCACTTAAAGGGACAGCGGAACTGGCATTTTGAATTGTGGAATGTGCTAATGCTGCAAAGCTGGCGTCGGCACTGGAACGTCTGA
- a CDS encoding carboxyl transferase domain-containing protein, with protein sequence MTKIHSKLDTRSAEFAENSEAMKAVVDDLAAKVGEIKQGGGEKARDKHLSRGKLLPRDRVRNLLDPGSPFLELSQMAAYDMYDANIAAGGIITGVGRVSGQECMIVANDATVKGGTYYPITVKKHLRAQEIAEQNNLPCIYLVDSGGANLPNQDDVFPDRDHFGRIFFNQANMSAKGIPQIASVMGSCTAGGAYVPAMSDESIIVRNQGTIFLGGPPLVKAATGEVVSAEDLGGADVHCRTSGVADHYAQDDTHALSIVRRIVGNLNRTKPRSLKLREPVDPLYDAEELYGVVPADSKKPYDVREVIARIVDGSEFDEFKQLYGTTLVCGFAHIWGYPVGIIANNGILFSESAQKGAHFVELCSQRGIPLVFLQNITGFMVGSKYEQGGIAKDGAKLVTAVATTQVPKFTVLIGGSFGAGNYGMCGRAYSPRFLWMWPNARISVMGGEQAANVLAQVKQDNLEARGETWPDAEKEAFMSPIREQYETQGHPYYASARLWDDGIIDPADTRMVLGLGLATATNAPIEQTKFGVFRM encoded by the coding sequence ATGACCAAAATCCATTCCAAATTGGATACGCGTTCGGCGGAATTTGCTGAAAATTCGGAAGCCATGAAGGCCGTTGTTGATGATCTGGCCGCCAAGGTCGGCGAGATCAAACAGGGCGGCGGTGAAAAGGCACGGGACAAACATCTGTCGCGAGGCAAGTTGTTGCCGAGGGACCGCGTCCGCAATCTGTTGGACCCGGGGTCACCTTTCCTGGAGCTGTCGCAGATGGCGGCCTATGACATGTATGATGCCAATATTGCCGCAGGTGGCATCATCACCGGCGTCGGGCGTGTGTCAGGCCAGGAGTGCATGATTGTTGCCAACGATGCGACGGTGAAGGGGGGGACCTATTACCCAATCACTGTCAAAAAGCATCTGCGTGCGCAGGAAATTGCCGAACAGAATAATCTTCCCTGTATCTATCTGGTGGATTCCGGCGGGGCCAACCTGCCAAACCAGGATGACGTCTTTCCGGACCGGGATCACTTTGGCCGGATTTTCTTCAATCAGGCCAATATGTCGGCCAAAGGCATTCCCCAAATCGCCTCGGTCATGGGCTCCTGCACGGCTGGCGGTGCTTACGTCCCGGCCATGTCGGACGAAAGTATCATCGTCCGCAACCAGGGCACCATCTTCCTCGGCGGCCCGCCGCTGGTAAAGGCGGCGACCGGCGAAGTGGTCTCTGCTGAAGACCTGGGCGGCGCGGATGTTCATTGCCGAACCTCCGGTGTCGCCGACCATTATGCCCAGGACGATACCCATGCCCTGTCGATTGTTCGCCGGATTGTCGGCAATCTGAACCGGACCAAGCCACGGTCGCTGAAACTGCGTGAGCCCGTTGATCCGCTTTATGATGCAGAAGAGCTTTACGGTGTCGTTCCCGCGGACAGCAAAAAGCCCTATGACGTGCGAGAGGTGATTGCCCGCATCGTTGACGGTTCCGAATTCGACGAATTCAAACAGCTCTACGGGACGACCCTGGTTTGCGGCTTTGCCCATATCTGGGGCTATCCGGTTGGGATAATAGCCAATAACGGCATTCTATTCTCTGAATCCGCCCAGAAGGGCGCGCATTTCGTCGAGCTTTGCTCCCAGCGCGGTATTCCGCTGGTCTTCCTGCAAAACATTACCGGCTTCATGGTCGGCAGCAAATACGAACAAGGTGGCATCGCCAAGGATGGGGCCAAGCTGGTAACGGCGGTCGCAACAACTCAGGTGCCCAAATTCACGGTCCTGATTGGCGGTTCCTTCGGGGCAGGCAATTATGGCATGTGCGGTCGCGCCTACAGCCCGCGCTTCCTCTGGATGTGGCCGAATGCCCGCATTTCGGTGATGGGTGGCGAACAGGCGGCCAATGTTCTGGCCCAGGTCAAGCAGGATAACCTGGAGGCGCGCGGGGAAACCTGGCCGGATGCCGAAAAAGAAGCCTTCATGTCTCCGATCCGGGAGCAATATGAAACGCAAGGCCACCCTTATTACGCCTCCGCTCGTCTATGGGATGACGGCATCATCGACCCCGCGGATACAAGAATGGTTCTGGGCCTTGGACTGGCGACAGCCACCAACGCACCGATTGAACAGACCAAATTTGGCGTCTTCAGGATGTAA
- a CDS encoding enoyl-CoA hydratase/isomerase family protein has product MSEQKFKTDIEGAVARLTLTNPDKHNAFDDALIAGLTDAFQGFGDNEAVRVVVLASEGKSFSAGADLNWMKRMAGYSREENLADAMALAELMKTINTLNKPVVGLIQGAAFGGGVGLVACCDIALASDKASFCLSEVKLGLIPAVISPYVVDAMGAQSARRYFLTAERFGAQEAYRLGLVHEVVPHEALDEKGEALIQQLLTVGPKATAAAKDLVFAVNRPVDDDVIAETAARIADIRASDEGREGLSSFLEKRKPSWLEG; this is encoded by the coding sequence ATGAGCGAGCAGAAATTCAAAACGGACATTGAGGGGGCCGTTGCCCGGCTCACCCTTACCAATCCCGACAAACATAATGCCTTTGACGATGCACTGATTGCCGGATTGACAGATGCCTTTCAGGGCTTTGGTGATAATGAGGCCGTTCGTGTTGTGGTTCTGGCGTCAGAGGGCAAAAGCTTTTCCGCCGGGGCGGACCTGAACTGGATGAAGCGTATGGCCGGGTACAGCCGCGAGGAAAACCTGGCGGACGCCATGGCTCTTGCTGAGTTGATGAAAACCATAAACACCCTGAACAAGCCCGTTGTTGGATTGATCCAGGGGGCGGCCTTCGGGGGCGGCGTTGGCCTTGTTGCCTGCTGTGACATCGCCCTTGCCAGCGACAAGGCGAGTTTCTGCCTGTCGGAAGTAAAGCTGGGCCTCATCCCGGCGGTGATCAGTCCCTATGTGGTGGACGCCATGGGCGCACAATCGGCACGGCGCTATTTTCTGACGGCGGAGCGGTTCGGTGCCCAGGAGGCCTACCGTCTGGGCCTTGTTCATGAAGTCGTGCCGCATGAGGCCCTGGACGAAAAGGGCGAAGCGCTGATTCAACAGCTTTTGACTGTCGGACCGAAAGCAACGGCGGCAGCGAAGGATCTGGTCTTTGCCGTGAACCGTCCCGTTGATGACGACGTGATCGCCGAAACGGCGGCGCGCATCGCCGATATCCGGGCGAGCGACGAGGGCAGGGAAGGCCTGTCGTCATTCCTTGAAAAACGCAAACCATCCTGGTTGGAGGGATAA